The segment ATGGCTTCAGTGCCGGCCAGATTGGACGTCTGAAAAAGAACATGTATGTGTCGACCCATACGCTGGAAGTTCTCTGCCAAATCCTGAACTGCAGAATCGAGGATATCGTAGAGTATATTCCGGATGAAGAGTAGTAGGAGATAACCCGCAGACCTGGACAGAAAAACCGCTAGCTGGCCGAAATAACTAAAACATCTATCGCCCTTCGGAGGCTA is part of the Clostridium sp. M62/1 genome and harbors:
- a CDS encoding helix-turn-helix domain-containing protein, which produces MITYDKLWKTMKEKQMTQYRLIRYYGFSAGQIGRLKKNMYVSTHTLEVLCQILNCRIEDIVEYIPDEE